In the Candidatus Hinthialibacter antarcticus genome, one interval contains:
- a CDS encoding cysteine desulfurase family protein, which produces MPAYFDHNATTPVHPDVFAAMKPYLNEQFGNASCLYRLGVDASYAVEKARMQLARLLGCSEDEIVFTSGGTESDNLALKGAVYSTGKKHIITSAIEHPGIIRACEFMQQYMNCTVTYLPVDGEGRVSPADVDKVITEDTAIVSIMTANNEIGSIQPIAEITEITKKHGVLFHTDAVQAVGRIEVDVNAIGVDLLSLSGHKFYGPKGVGALYVRKGVDLVSIQQGGGHEQGRRAGTENVAGIVGLGKAAVIARKEREQKSQRAAALRDRLWQKVDALAIGVKRNSPANDVLPGTLNVTLPNINAREFVRAMDSEGFCIATGSACSTGKPTPSYVLKALGRSDADAIASVRLTLGASNTEEEIEKFVAILPRVVETVSETASA; this is translated from the coding sequence ATGCCCGCCTATTTTGATCACAACGCCACCACCCCGGTTCACCCCGATGTGTTCGCGGCGATGAAGCCGTATCTCAACGAGCAGTTCGGCAACGCCTCTTGTCTCTATCGCCTGGGCGTCGATGCGAGTTACGCGGTCGAAAAAGCGCGTATGCAACTGGCGCGGCTGCTGGGTTGCAGCGAAGACGAGATCGTCTTCACCAGCGGCGGGACGGAATCGGACAACCTGGCTCTCAAAGGCGCAGTCTATTCGACGGGCAAAAAACACATCATCACCTCGGCCATCGAACACCCCGGCATTATTCGCGCGTGTGAATTCATGCAGCAGTACATGAATTGCACAGTGACCTACCTGCCCGTTGATGGTGAGGGCCGCGTTAGTCCCGCAGATGTTGATAAAGTGATAACTGAAGATACCGCAATCGTGAGTATCATGACCGCGAACAATGAGATCGGTTCGATTCAGCCGATTGCTGAGATTACAGAAATCACAAAAAAACACGGCGTGTTGTTTCATACGGACGCTGTGCAGGCTGTCGGACGCATCGAGGTTGACGTGAACGCGATCGGCGTTGACTTGCTCTCACTGTCGGGCCACAAATTTTATGGGCCAAAAGGCGTCGGCGCTCTGTATGTGCGTAAGGGCGTCGATCTGGTTTCGATTCAGCAGGGCGGCGGGCACGAACAAGGCCGCCGCGCCGGGACGGAAAACGTCGCGGGCATCGTCGGCCTCGGCAAGGCCGCCGTCATCGCCCGCAAGGAGCGCGAACAAAAATCGCAACGCGCCGCCGCGCTGCGTGACCGGCTCTGGCAAAAAGTGGATGCGCTTGCGATAGGCGTCAAACGCAATAGCCCCGCGAACGATGTGCTGCCGGGTACGCTCAATGTCACCTTGCCCAATATCAACGCCCGCGAGTTTGTCCGCGCCATGGACAGCGAAGGTTTTTGCATCGCCACCGGCTCGGCGTGTTCGACGGGAAAACCCACGCCGTCGTACGTCTTGAAAGCGCTGGGCCGCAGCGACGCCGATGCGATTGCGTCGGTTCGACTGACCTTGGGCGCCAGCAACACCGAAGAAGAAATCGAGAAATTTGTTGCAATTCTGCCACGTGTGGTAGAGACTGTGTCAGAGACGGCCTCGGCGTAA
- the dinD gene encoding DNA damage-inducible protein D, translating into MKKELIIELHQDFEQIVQYEKEIEFWLARDLQPLLGYSKWQNFSKVVDKAKTSCINSGYGVKDHFINVSKMIKAGKGAEREVEDIALTRYACYLIAQNGDSTKDPIAFAQTYFAVQTRKQEVIEKRLAEMERLDARKKLTLSEKELSGIIYERLKDEKSFALIRSKGDTALFGGLSTQDMKKKLGAPQKRALADFLPVITIKAKDFANEITNFNIKKDDLNSEAVITNEHVKNNQDVRKVLTDRGIHPEDLPPAEDIKKIERRVNSEEKKLTKNAKAQIQEKESDGLQ; encoded by the coding sequence ATGAAAAAAGAACTGATCATCGAACTTCATCAAGACTTTGAACAAATCGTTCAATACGAAAAAGAAATCGAATTTTGGCTTGCGCGAGATCTTCAGCCACTATTGGGTTATAGCAAGTGGCAGAACTTTTCTAAGGTGGTAGATAAAGCGAAAACATCTTGTATAAATTCAGGTTATGGGGTTAAGGATCATTTTATTAATGTCAGTAAGATGATCAAAGCAGGCAAAGGCGCCGAACGTGAAGTGGAAGACATCGCGCTCACTCGCTATGCCTGTTATCTCATCGCGCAAAACGGCGATTCGACAAAAGACCCCATTGCGTTCGCGCAGACCTATTTTGCTGTTCAGACCCGTAAACAAGAAGTCATCGAAAAACGGCTGGCAGAAATGGAACGCTTAGATGCGCGAAAAAAACTCACGCTGTCTGAAAAAGAGCTCTCTGGAATCATCTATGAACGGCTCAAAGATGAGAAAAGCTTTGCGCTGATTCGCAGCAAAGGCGACACAGCGCTATTCGGCGGCTTGTCAACGCAAGACATGAAAAAGAAATTGGGCGCTCCCCAAAAAAGAGCGTTAGCCGATTTTCTTCCGGTCATCACCATTAAAGCCAAAGATTTCGCGAATGAAATCACCAATTTCAATATCAAAAAAGACGACTTAAATAGTGAAGCGGTTATTACCAATGAGCATGTGAAAAATAATCAAGACGTTCGAAAGGTGTTAACCGACCGGGGCATTCACCCTGAAGATTTACCGCCTGCTGAAGACATAAAAAAGATTGAGCGTCGCGTCAATTCAGAAGAGAAAAAACTCACCAAGAATGCGAAAGCGCAAATTCAAGAAAAAGAGTCGGATGGTTTACAATAA
- the ahcY gene encoding adenosylhomocysteinase, whose product MSTAVSDTKGIDLSTIQLPDYSGLPNKVADMGQAEFGRKEITIAEEEMPGLVSTNKKYGPEKPLKGVRITGSLHMTIQTAVLIETLKTLGADVRWASCNIFSTQDHAAAAIAETGTPVYAWKGESLEEYWECTLQALSFPGGKGPQMIVDDGGDATLLIHRGYKAEDDASILDEPTDNRELAIINALLKRELAKNPTRWHDVVKEMKGVSEETTTGVHRLYEMQRNGTLLFPAINVNDSVTKSKFDNLYGCRESLADGIKRATDVMVAGKVVVVCGYGDVGKGCAHAMRGFGARVLVTEIDPICALQACMEGFEVTTLEDALPEANIYVTTTGNKDIIRADHMEKMKDQAIVCNIGHFDNEIQVDKLTKISGVKLTNIKPQVDMYTFADGHCIYLLAEGRLVNLGCATGHPSFVMSNSFTNQALAQIDLWQDPKEIGVYTLSKELDEEVARLHLGKLGAKLTTLSKDQADYIGVKVEGPYKPAHYRY is encoded by the coding sequence ATGTCGACCGCAGTCTCAGACACGAAAGGGATCGACCTTTCAACGATCCAATTGCCGGATTACTCCGGCTTGCCCAACAAAGTCGCTGATATGGGCCAGGCGGAATTTGGCCGCAAAGAAATCACCATCGCCGAAGAAGAAATGCCCGGCCTGGTTTCCACCAACAAAAAATACGGCCCTGAAAAACCGCTCAAAGGCGTGCGCATCACTGGTTCGCTGCACATGACCATTCAAACCGCCGTGTTAATCGAAACATTGAAGACGCTTGGCGCCGATGTGCGTTGGGCGTCATGCAACATCTTTTCGACCCAAGACCACGCCGCCGCCGCGATTGCCGAAACCGGCACCCCGGTCTATGCGTGGAAAGGCGAGAGCCTCGAAGAATATTGGGAATGCACCCTGCAAGCGTTGAGTTTCCCTGGCGGCAAAGGCCCGCAGATGATCGTTGACGACGGCGGCGACGCCACCTTGTTGATTCACCGAGGCTACAAAGCTGAAGACGACGCTTCGATTCTCGATGAGCCGACCGACAACCGCGAACTGGCGATTATCAACGCGTTGCTCAAACGCGAACTCGCCAAGAACCCGACCCGCTGGCACGACGTTGTCAAAGAAATGAAGGGCGTCTCCGAAGAAACAACGACGGGCGTTCATCGCCTCTATGAAATGCAGCGCAATGGGACTTTGTTGTTCCCGGCGATTAACGTGAACGACTCGGTCACCAAATCGAAATTCGATAACTTGTACGGCTGCCGCGAATCATTGGCGGACGGCATCAAGCGCGCCACGGACGTCATGGTGGCGGGCAAGGTGGTTGTTGTGTGTGGATACGGCGACGTCGGCAAGGGCTGCGCCCACGCCATGCGCGGTTTCGGCGCTCGTGTTCTCGTTACTGAGATCGACCCGATTTGCGCGTTGCAAGCCTGCATGGAAGGCTTTGAAGTCACCACGCTTGAAGATGCGTTGCCCGAAGCCAACATCTACGTTACCACCACCGGCAACAAAGACATCATCCGCGCCGACCACATGGAAAAAATGAAAGACCAGGCCATCGTTTGCAACATCGGCCACTTTGACAACGAAATTCAGGTTGACAAACTGACGAAGATTTCCGGCGTCAAATTGACCAACATCAAGCCGCAGGTTGACATGTACACCTTCGCGGACGGGCATTGCATTTACCTGCTCGCCGAAGGCCGTTTGGTCAACTTGGGATGCGCGACCGGCCACCCGTCGTTCGTCATGTCGAACTCATTCACCAACCAGGCGTTGGCGCAGATCGACCTCTGGCAAGACCCGAAAGAAATCGGCGTCTACACGCTGTCGAAAGAACTCGACGAAGAAGTGGCGCGCCTTCACCTCGGTAAGTTGGGCGCAAAGTTGACTACGCTCAGCAAAGATCAAGCCGACTATATCGGCGTAAAAGTCGAAGGCCCTTACAAGCCTGCACACTATCGCTACTAA
- the metK gene encoding methionine adenosyltransferase translates to MSERIVTSESVTEGHPDKIADQISDGVLDAIYAQDPQGRVACETMITTGLIVMAGEITTDARVDYSNIAREVVREIGYDNADYGFDCDTCGVLVSLDRQSPDIARGVDQSKTHAQGAGDQGMMYGYATNETKELMPAPILYAHKLTKQLAKVRKNGKLPWVRSDGKSQVSVIYDGDKIVRVDAVVISTQHAPDVKQKDIKEGITEEVIKKIIPAKWLHSKTKFHINPTGKFVVGGPMGDCGLTGRKIIVDTYGGVGRHGGGAFSGKDPSKVDRSAAYAARHVAKNIVAAGLASKCEVQVAYAIGVAEPVSVNVDTFGTGKIDEEKIEALVKKHFDLRPAAIIDRLNLRQPIYRNTAAYGHFGRNEFPWEELTHVDKLKK, encoded by the coding sequence ATGTCAGAACGTATCGTCACATCCGAATCCGTCACCGAAGGGCACCCCGATAAAATCGCCGATCAGATTTCAGACGGCGTGCTTGATGCAATTTATGCACAAGACCCGCAAGGCCGCGTTGCTTGCGAAACCATGATTACCACTGGCCTAATCGTTATGGCGGGTGAGATCACCACCGACGCCCGCGTCGATTACTCCAACATCGCCCGCGAAGTTGTCAGAGAAATTGGCTACGACAACGCCGACTACGGCTTTGACTGCGACACTTGCGGCGTATTGGTTTCGCTCGACCGCCAGTCGCCTGACATCGCCCGCGGCGTTGACCAAAGCAAGACCCACGCCCAAGGCGCCGGCGACCAGGGCATGATGTACGGTTACGCCACCAACGAAACCAAAGAACTGATGCCCGCGCCGATTCTGTACGCGCACAAACTCACCAAACAACTCGCCAAAGTTCGCAAGAACGGCAAGCTGCCTTGGGTGCGTTCTGACGGCAAGTCGCAGGTCAGCGTCATTTATGACGGCGACAAAATCGTGCGCGTTGACGCAGTGGTCATTTCCACCCAACACGCGCCCGACGTCAAACAAAAAGACATCAAAGAAGGCATCACCGAAGAAGTCATCAAAAAAATCATCCCCGCCAAGTGGCTTCACAGCAAAACCAAGTTCCACATCAACCCGACTGGTAAGTTCGTGGTCGGCGGCCCGATGGGCGATTGCGGCCTCACCGGACGCAAGATTATCGTTGATACCTACGGCGGCGTTGGCCGTCACGGCGGCGGCGCTTTCTCAGGCAAAGACCCATCGAAAGTTGACCGCAGCGCAGCCTACGCCGCGCGCCACGTCGCCAAGAATATTGTCGCAGCAGGCTTGGCGAGCAAGTGTGAAGTGCAAGTCGCTTACGCCATCGGCGTTGCGGAGCCGGTCTCCGTCAATGTTGATACCTTCGGCACCGGCAAGATCGACGAAGAAAAAATTGAAGCGTTGGTCAAGAAGCATTTTGACTTGCGTCCGGCGGCGATCATCGACCGCCTCAACTTGCGTCAGCCCATCTATCGCAACACGGCGGCGTACGGCCACTTTGGCCGCAACGAGTTCCCCTGGGAAGAACTGACCCACGTGGACAAGTTGAAGAAATAA
- a CDS encoding prepilin-type N-terminal cleavage/methylation domain-containing protein, producing the protein MTKKGFTLVELLVVVAIIGILAAILVPNVRQNLERAKVAKTKALISSLEYALVAYKNDFGKYPASYDLQGLFIALTEQAKTSYEPDADEVLKFPDSRGGSDNERYWFDPISSDSELEGTLQSAGVPDIGITAQQEEEFVFVDAWDRPIYYISSDEYNPGGRKDFRRGNSSRRSLDKPCAYELKDGDRFRPFKPTSFQLISFGPDGLTVFDNNSGGLGSMIDSDKEDNDDDNFIDKSDVPRTDDNNLATRAGEDDITNFQ; encoded by the coding sequence ATGACAAAAAAAGGCTTTACGCTTGTTGAACTTCTAGTGGTAGTTGCCATCATTGGCATCTTGGCCGCGATTCTTGTACCGAACGTCCGTCAAAATTTAGAGCGGGCCAAGGTCGCTAAAACCAAAGCGCTTATCAGTAGTTTAGAATATGCGCTGGTGGCATACAAAAACGATTTTGGAAAATACCCAGCCAGTTATGATCTGCAAGGGTTATTCATTGCGCTGACTGAACAAGCCAAAACATCCTACGAACCTGACGCCGACGAAGTGTTGAAGTTTCCTGATAGCAGGGGCGGCAGCGACAACGAGCGTTATTGGTTTGACCCAATTTCGAGCGATTCGGAATTAGAAGGAACCCTGCAATCTGCGGGCGTCCCAGACATCGGTATCACAGCGCAGCAAGAAGAAGAGTTTGTTTTTGTTGACGCTTGGGACCGCCCCATTTATTACATCAGCAGCGATGAATATAACCCCGGCGGCCGCAAAGATTTTCGTCGTGGAAACTCTTCTAGGCGCTCGTTGGATAAACCCTGCGCGTATGAATTAAAAGACGGCGACCGTTTTCGTCCGTTTAAGCCGACTTCGTTTCAATTGATTTCATTTGGGCCGGATGGTTTGACTGTTTTTGATAACAATTCCGGCGGTCTCGGTTCGATGATTGACTCAGACAAAGAAGACAATGATGACGATAACTTTATCGACAAGTCTGATGTTCCGAGAACGGATGATAACAATTTAGCGACGAGAGCAGGCGAAGACGACATTACCAACTTCCAGTAA